A window of Cohnella herbarum contains these coding sequences:
- a CDS encoding dihydroxy-acid dehydratase produces MNLRSEQWFNHKSFETRFQHASAMRACGHDPESYAGKPIIGIFNSWNDLNSCNAPHKELVEYVKKGVLAAGGYPIEMHTITTAADFNKPSDLPYRNLMSMDVEEMIRSLPLDGIVLLCECDKTTPAQLMGAASCDLPTLQFAAGHRSTAYFKGKPVNYGTDLWKYMDMYKAGELTDEEMKELEKGISCSFGGCPVMGTASTMKSVSEIMGMMLPGTSDIPATDSRRKIAAEQTGKRIVDMVKEELTPSKLMTEAAFHNAIKLLAALGGSTNAVLHLTAIAGRLGIRIDLKQYQELSDDVPLIVNLQPSGLYGMDDYFHAGGLSGVIYELLPRLDGDCLTALGKPLKEVYTKKSESPDIITSLEQPFKSESGIKVLKGNLAPSGAILKLSASSKKLWKHEGKAYVFDSYEAMLEEIDSDELDVDASTVLILRNCGPSALGMPEWGEIPIPTKLLKEGIDDMVRISDARMSGTSYGTAILHASPEAAVGGNIAIVQNGDIIEVDVEQGLLHLRLSDEIIEQRRQALTPFPQRYPRGFLKMFAEHVLQADEGCDLDFLRPHNKEEARFVPPIVGRS; encoded by the coding sequence ATGAATCTACGCAGCGAACAATGGTTTAATCATAAGTCCTTCGAAACTCGGTTCCAGCATGCTTCCGCAATGCGCGCTTGCGGTCATGATCCCGAATCGTATGCGGGGAAGCCGATCATCGGAATATTCAATTCATGGAATGATCTGAACAGTTGCAATGCTCCGCATAAGGAGCTCGTCGAGTACGTTAAGAAAGGCGTATTGGCGGCAGGCGGGTACCCGATCGAGATGCATACCATTACGACGGCGGCGGATTTCAACAAACCTTCCGATCTTCCTTACCGCAATCTCATGTCGATGGACGTAGAAGAAATGATACGTTCCTTGCCGTTAGACGGTATCGTGCTGCTCTGCGAATGCGACAAGACAACGCCCGCGCAGTTAATGGGGGCGGCGAGCTGCGACCTTCCGACGCTGCAGTTTGCTGCCGGACATAGGTCCACGGCTTATTTCAAAGGCAAACCGGTAAATTACGGAACGGATTTGTGGAAGTACATGGATATGTACAAAGCAGGGGAGCTGACCGACGAAGAAATGAAGGAGCTGGAGAAAGGCATCTCCTGTTCTTTCGGAGGATGTCCCGTCATGGGCACTGCTTCGACGATGAAGAGCGTGTCGGAAATCATGGGAATGATGCTTCCGGGAACGTCCGATATACCGGCAACGGATTCGAGACGGAAGATTGCCGCCGAACAAACGGGCAAACGGATCGTCGATATGGTCAAGGAGGAGCTCACCCCTTCGAAGCTGATGACGGAAGCGGCCTTTCACAATGCCATTAAATTACTCGCGGCGCTCGGAGGCTCGACGAACGCGGTATTGCATTTGACCGCTATCGCGGGGCGTCTGGGTATCCGAATCGACCTTAAGCAATACCAGGAACTATCCGACGACGTTCCCCTGATCGTGAACCTTCAGCCGAGCGGGTTGTACGGCATGGATGATTATTTTCATGCGGGCGGCTTGTCCGGTGTCATCTACGAACTGCTTCCAAGATTGGATGGAGACTGCTTGACCGCCCTTGGTAAGCCTCTAAAAGAGGTGTATACGAAGAAGTCGGAGAGCCCCGATATCATTACTTCCTTGGAGCAGCCTTTTAAATCGGAATCGGGCATTAAGGTGTTGAAGGGCAATTTGGCTCCATCCGGCGCGATTCTTAAGCTGTCGGCAAGTTCCAAGAAGCTCTGGAAGCACGAAGGAAAAGCTTACGTTTTCGACAGTTACGAGGCTATGCTGGAGGAAATCGATAGCGACGAATTAGACGTGGATGCTTCGACGGTGTTAATATTGCGCAACTGCGGACCATCCGCGTTGGGCATGCCGGAATGGGGAGAAATCCCGATCCCGACTAAATTGCTTAAAGAGGGCATCGACGATATGGTTCGGATCAGCGATGCGAGAATGAGCGGGACCAGCTACGGGACGGCCATCTTGCACGCATCTCCCGAAGCCGCCGTAGGCGGGAATATCGCCATCGTTCAGAACGGGGACATCATTGAGGTAGACGTGGAGCAAGGGCTGCTGCACCTGCGATTATCGGACGAGATCATCGAGCAACGGAGGCAGGCGCTCACCCCGTTCCCGCAAAGATATCCGCGCGGTTTTCTTAAAATGTTCGCCGAACATGTTCTGCAAGCCGATGAAGGTTGCGATCTTGATTTCCTTCGCCCTCATAACAAGGAGGAGGCTCGATTCGTGCCTCCGATCGTCGGGAGAAGCTAA
- a CDS encoding helix-turn-helix domain-containing protein → MTNPNTKFARTKLLEPLAVNRLVSFHYFEFSKDFAFEGEKHDFWEFVYVDKGEMEVFADTEGYRLKQGDMIFHKPNEFHGVWANKKIAPNVIILSFVCRSREMAYFENKIFTLDAEQREILAQIMKSGFAAFLPPFDDPRNHTLRRKPDAPIGTEQLIKIHLEMLLIRLRDAGDRLARRDQRLSISTKRRSEDDLVNRMREYMEENVFADLRLEDIYKSFNLSKSHALTLFKDCTGVSIMKHYRQLKIDQAKSLIRAQRHTFTEIAELLRYGSVHSFSRHFKSFTDMSPSEYLRTVIAKV, encoded by the coding sequence ATGACGAACCCGAATACGAAATTCGCCCGCACCAAGCTTCTCGAGCCGCTGGCCGTAAATCGACTCGTTTCCTTTCACTATTTCGAATTTTCCAAAGACTTCGCGTTCGAGGGAGAAAAGCATGATTTCTGGGAATTCGTTTACGTGGATAAAGGGGAAATGGAAGTATTCGCGGATACGGAAGGTTACCGGCTGAAGCAAGGGGATATGATTTTCCATAAGCCGAACGAGTTCCACGGAGTCTGGGCCAACAAGAAAATCGCGCCTAACGTCATCATTCTCTCGTTCGTGTGCCGTTCAAGGGAAATGGCCTATTTCGAAAACAAAATATTCACGCTGGATGCCGAACAGAGGGAGATTCTAGCGCAAATTATGAAAAGCGGCTTCGCCGCCTTCCTTCCTCCGTTCGACGATCCTCGCAATCATACCCTCCGAAGGAAGCCGGACGCTCCGATCGGGACGGAGCAACTAATCAAAATTCATCTAGAAATGCTATTGATCCGCTTGAGAGACGCCGGCGACCGATTAGCCAGACGGGATCAGCGTTTGTCGATATCCACGAAGCGGCGCAGCGAAGATGACCTCGTTAACCGCATGCGCGAATACATGGAAGAGAACGTATTCGCCGACCTTCGGCTGGAGGACATCTATAAGAGCTTTAACCTCAGCAAGAGCCATGCTCTTACTTTGTTCAAGGATTGCACAGGCGTAAGCATCATGAAGCACTACCGCCAACTGAAGATCGATCAAGCCAAAAGTCTTATACGCGCCCAGCGGCATACGTTCACGGAGATCGCGGAGCTGCTCCGTTACGGAAGCGTTCACAGCTTCTCCAGACACTTCAAATCATTCACGGACATGTCTCCATCCGAGTACTTGCGTACGGTCATCGCCAAGGTATAG
- a CDS encoding aspartate aminotransferase family protein, producing the protein MEFKESARLYEEAKKYTPGGVHTSIRNLEPHLVFKKAEGAYIYDADGNKYIDYQGAFGPYILGHNHPYVNNKVIEALGRTDLYGTGSTDLEIELAEKICKHVPSAEQVLFCNSGSEATYHAIRLARAVTKRFKLIKFQGCYHGWHDYVARNMLSSWDMIGKRDPGSAGMMEEAIDNTLVCTFNDLEDVERTMKSNDGEVAALIIEPIPHNIGCIMPQPGFLEGIRKLCNEHGIILIFDEVITGFRHDIGCYQKVAGVTPDLTTMGKAMANGFPIAAVAGKKAYMQRFNTQPGGDVWFAGTYNGHAVGTAASIATLEMMENEPVHEHVFRLGEKMRGGLRDILKRLDIESYVAGFGSVFTTYFMGFEPKNYSDLQHNDAEFYVAYRRALMEKGIFKLPMNMKRNHISYSHTDKEIDYTLESIEEVLRDMKGKK; encoded by the coding sequence ATGGAATTCAAAGAAAGCGCAAGATTATATGAAGAAGCGAAGAAATACACGCCGGGCGGCGTTCATACATCCATCCGGAATTTGGAGCCCCATCTTGTCTTTAAGAAAGCGGAGGGAGCCTATATCTATGACGCCGATGGCAACAAGTATATTGATTACCAAGGCGCATTCGGACCCTACATTCTTGGCCACAACCATCCTTACGTGAATAACAAGGTTATCGAAGCCTTGGGGCGTACCGACCTATATGGAACGGGATCTACGGATCTGGAGATTGAACTGGCTGAGAAAATATGCAAACACGTTCCCTCCGCGGAGCAGGTACTGTTCTGTAATTCGGGCTCGGAAGCGACCTACCATGCGATTCGTCTAGCGCGCGCGGTGACCAAGCGTTTCAAGCTGATTAAGTTTCAAGGTTGCTATCATGGCTGGCACGATTACGTGGCCAGAAATATGCTAAGCTCTTGGGATATGATAGGCAAACGGGATCCCGGTTCCGCCGGAATGATGGAAGAAGCCATCGACAACACGCTAGTCTGTACCTTTAACGACCTTGAAGACGTAGAACGCACGATGAAATCGAATGACGGAGAAGTAGCGGCGCTTATTATCGAGCCTATTCCTCATAACATTGGGTGCATCATGCCGCAGCCGGGCTTTCTTGAAGGGATTCGCAAATTGTGCAACGAGCACGGAATTATTCTCATATTCGATGAAGTTATCACCGGATTCCGCCATGATATCGGATGTTATCAGAAGGTTGCCGGCGTAACTCCGGATTTAACGACGATGGGCAAGGCGATGGCGAACGGATTCCCGATCGCTGCCGTTGCGGGCAAGAAAGCGTACATGCAGCGCTTCAATACGCAGCCCGGCGGAGACGTCTGGTTCGCGGGAACTTACAACGGCCACGCGGTAGGTACGGCCGCATCGATCGCGACCCTTGAGATGATGGAGAACGAACCGGTTCACGAGCATGTCTTCCGGTTGGGAGAGAAGATGCGCGGCGGGCTTCGCGACATTCTTAAACGGTTGGACATCGAGTCGTACGTCGCCGGCTTCGGTTCCGTTTTCACGACTTATTTCATGGGCTTCGAACCGAAAAACTACAGCGATCTCCAGCATAACGACGCCGAATTCTACGTGGCTTACCGCAGGGCGTTGATGGAGAAGGGAATATTCAAGCTACCGATGAACATGAAGCGGAATCATATTAGCTACAGCCACACGGACAAGGAAATCGATTATACTCTTGAAAGCATAGAAGAAGTATTACGGGATATGAAGGGGAAAAAGTAG
- a CDS encoding M20 family metallopeptidase, whose translation MPSVLTDHVKSDRIVRDTFQLVSTPSPTGDTREVAALYERLLQDAGCKVERFDLINNNPTLVATFGGDLPGKTIIFNGHMDTVTIDHEPAAIREGRIYGRGACDMKGSLACILEVLRVLKDSETKLHGKIVIIANSLHESPGGRGEDLIALAEKMKLSADVAIVMEGATTECTVAQFGSATFEITIRREGEPSHQLYTPPGTANPIHVASDIIQLLRELNVELEKDYVEDIGYASYFIGSVHSGQFYNQHPKEAQIVGVRRYSPQTTFEDVDKELRTHLDRIAAEHGVEVILDLVKVRDGYRLDKSNPAVEVLVQAIQNVRGIQVPLVGKKLVTDAGIIANDFATPALCHGPDQRSAHGDVEFVEISELEWTTKVYLEFIDAYMKD comes from the coding sequence GTGCCATCCGTTTTAACGGACCATGTTAAGAGCGATCGAATCGTACGGGATACGTTTCAACTTGTGAGTACGCCAAGCCCGACGGGGGATACCCGGGAAGTTGCCGCCCTCTACGAGCGACTTCTTCAAGATGCGGGTTGTAAAGTAGAACGCTTTGATTTGATTAACAACAATCCAACGCTTGTCGCGACCTTTGGCGGAGACCTTCCGGGCAAAACCATTATTTTCAACGGACATATGGACACCGTGACGATCGATCATGAGCCGGCCGCTATTCGGGAAGGACGGATTTACGGCAGGGGCGCATGCGACATGAAGGGCTCGCTAGCTTGCATACTCGAAGTGCTCAGGGTGCTTAAGGATAGCGAGACGAAGCTGCATGGGAAAATCGTGATTATCGCGAATAGCTTGCACGAGAGTCCGGGCGGTCGCGGCGAGGATCTTATCGCCTTAGCCGAGAAAATGAAGTTGAGCGCGGACGTGGCAATCGTCATGGAAGGCGCGACGACGGAATGCACTGTGGCCCAATTCGGCTCCGCTACTTTTGAAATTACGATCCGAAGGGAAGGCGAGCCCAGCCATCAGTTGTACACGCCTCCCGGAACGGCGAATCCCATTCATGTCGCGTCCGATATTATTCAGCTTCTGCGGGAGTTGAACGTAGAACTGGAGAAGGATTACGTCGAGGATATCGGATATGCTTCTTATTTTATCGGCTCCGTCCACAGCGGACAATTCTACAACCAGCATCCCAAGGAAGCGCAAATCGTCGGCGTGAGACGTTACAGTCCGCAGACTACTTTCGAGGATGTCGACAAAGAATTGCGAACGCATTTGGATCGAATTGCCGCCGAGCATGGGGTTGAGGTCATTCTCGACCTAGTGAAGGTGCGCGACGGGTACCGACTGGATAAGAGCAATCCGGCCGTCGAAGTTCTCGTTCAAGCTATTCAGAACGTTAGGGGCATCCAGGTTCCTCTTGTCGGGAAGAAGCTCGTTACGGATGCGGGGATTATCGCGAACGATTTCGCAACGCCGGCGTTATGCCACGGTCCCGATCAACGAAGCGCTCATGGCGATGTGGAATTCGTAGAAATCAGCGAGCTTGAATGGACGACGAAAGTTTATTTGGAGTTTATAGATGCTTATATGAAAGATTAG